The Halichoerus grypus chromosome 9, mHalGry1.hap1.1, whole genome shotgun sequence genome has a window encoding:
- the MRPL14 gene encoding large ribosomal subunit protein uL14m, which translates to MAFCAGLWGPFTHASRALSQRSFSTTGSLSAIQKMTRVRVVDNSALGNTPYHRPPRCIHVYNKNGVGKVGDRILLAIKGQKKKALIVGHRMPGPRMTPRFDSNNVVLIEDNGNPVGTRIKTPIPTSLRQREGEFSKVLAIAQNFV; encoded by the exons ATGGCtttctgtgctgggctctggggccccTTCACCCATGCAAGCAGAGCGCTCAGCCAGCGCAGTTTCAG caCCACCGGGAGCCTCAGTGCAATTCAGAAGATGACGCGGGTCCGTGTGGTGGACAACAGTGCCCTGGGGAATACCCCATACCATCGCCCTCCTCGTTGCATCCACGTCTATAACAAGAACGGGGTGGGCAAGGTGGGCGACCGGATACTGCTGGCCATCAAGGGACAGAAGAAAAAGGCACTCATTGTGGGGCATCGCATGCCCGGTCCCCGGATGACCCCCAGGTTTGACTCCAACAATGTGGTCCTCATTGAGGACAATGGGAACCCTGTGGGGACCCGAATTAAGACACCCATCCCCACCAGCCTACGCCAGAGGGAAGGTGAATTTTCCAAGGTCCTGGCCATTGCTCAGAACTTTGTGTGA